The following coding sequences are from one Streptomyces angustmyceticus window:
- a CDS encoding mannose-1-phosphate guanyltransferase, with protein sequence MKAVVMAGGEGTRLRPMTSSMPKPLLPVANRPIMEHVLRLLKRHGLNETVVTVQFLASLVKNYFGDGEELGMELTYANEEKPLGTAGSVKNAEEALKDDAFLVISGDALTDFDLTDLIRFHKEKGALVTVCLTRVPNPLEFGITIVDEAGKVERFLEKPTWGQVFSDTVNTGIYVMEPEVFDYFEPDVPVDWSGDVFPQLMKEGKPIYGYIAEGYWEDVGTHESYVKAQADVLEGKVDVEIDGFEISPGVWVAEGADVHPDAELRGPLYIGDYAKIEADAEIREHTVVGSNVVVKSGAFLHRAVVHDNVYIGQQSNLRGCVIGKNTDIMRAARIEDGAVIGDECLIGEESIVQGNVRVYPFKTIEAGAFVNTSVIWESRGQAHLFGARGVSGILNVEITPELAVRLAGAYATTLKKGSTVTTARDHSRGARALKRAVISALQASAIDVRDLENVPLPVARQQTARGSAGGIMIRTTPGVPDSVDIMFFDERGADLSQAGQRKLDRVFARQEYRRAFPGEIGDLIFPASVFDSYTGSLLRAVDITGISESGLKVVVDASNGSAGLVLPSLLGRLGVDSLTINPGLDESRPTETADARRSGLVRLGEIVASARAAFGVRFDPVGERLSLVDERGRIIEDDRALLVMLDLVAAERRTGRVALPVTTTRIAEQVAAYHGTQVEWTTTSPDDLTRVGREDATIFGGDGRGGFLIPEFSSVFDGAAAFVRLIGLVARTQLTLSQIDARIPRAHVQRRDLATPWAVKGLVMRHVVEAAGDRDVDTTDGVRVVEPDGRWVLVLPDPAEAVTHLWAEGPDDASALQLLDEWSAVVDSAGR encoded by the coding sequence ATGAAGGCCGTTGTGATGGCCGGCGGCGAAGGAACACGCCTTCGCCCCATGACGTCCAGTATGCCCAAGCCTCTGCTTCCGGTCGCCAACAGGCCGATCATGGAGCATGTACTCAGGCTGCTGAAACGGCATGGTCTCAATGAGACCGTCGTGACCGTGCAATTCCTTGCCTCGCTCGTGAAGAACTATTTCGGCGACGGCGAAGAGCTCGGGATGGAGCTCACCTACGCCAATGAGGAAAAGCCACTCGGTACCGCGGGCAGCGTGAAGAACGCCGAGGAAGCCCTCAAGGACGACGCCTTCCTCGTCATCTCCGGTGACGCCCTCACCGATTTCGACCTCACCGATCTGATCAGGTTCCACAAGGAGAAGGGTGCCCTGGTCACCGTCTGCCTGACGCGGGTCCCCAACCCGCTCGAGTTCGGCATCACCATCGTCGACGAGGCCGGCAAGGTCGAACGTTTCCTGGAAAAGCCCACCTGGGGCCAGGTCTTCTCGGACACCGTCAACACCGGCATCTACGTCATGGAGCCGGAGGTCTTCGACTACTTCGAGCCCGATGTGCCCGTCGACTGGTCGGGCGATGTCTTCCCGCAGCTCATGAAGGAAGGCAAGCCGATCTACGGCTATATCGCCGAGGGCTACTGGGAGGACGTCGGCACGCACGAGAGCTATGTGAAGGCCCAGGCCGATGTCCTCGAGGGCAAGGTCGATGTGGAAATCGACGGCTTCGAGATCTCGCCGGGCGTATGGGTCGCAGAGGGCGCCGACGTCCACCCCGATGCCGAGCTCCGCGGGCCGTTGTACATCGGTGACTACGCCAAGATCGAAGCGGATGCCGAGATTCGGGAGCACACCGTCGTCGGCTCCAATGTCGTCGTCAAGAGCGGGGCGTTCCTGCACCGGGCGGTGGTGCACGACAACGTCTACATCGGGCAGCAGAGCAATCTGCGCGGCTGCGTGATCGGCAAGAACACCGACATCATGCGGGCCGCCCGGATCGAGGACGGCGCGGTCATCGGCGACGAGTGCCTCATCGGTGAAGAATCGATCGTGCAGGGCAATGTGCGGGTCTACCCGTTCAAGACCATCGAGGCCGGCGCCTTCGTCAACACGTCGGTGATCTGGGAGTCCCGGGGCCAGGCCCATCTGTTCGGCGCCCGCGGCGTCTCCGGGATCCTCAACGTCGAGATCACCCCGGAACTCGCCGTAAGGCTCGCGGGCGCGTATGCCACCACGCTCAAGAAGGGCTCCACGGTCACCACCGCGCGAGACCACTCCCGCGGCGCCCGGGCGCTCAAACGCGCCGTGATCTCCGCGCTGCAGGCCAGCGCCATCGACGTCCGCGACCTGGAGAACGTCCCACTGCCCGTTGCCCGCCAGCAGACCGCGCGCGGAAGCGCCGGCGGCATCATGATCCGGACGACGCCGGGCGTGCCGGACTCCGTCGACATCATGTTCTTCGACGAGCGGGGCGCCGACCTCTCGCAGGCCGGCCAGCGCAAGCTCGACCGGGTCTTCGCCCGCCAGGAGTACCGTCGCGCCTTCCCCGGCGAGATCGGTGATCTGATCTTCCCGGCCAGTGTCTTCGACTCCTATACGGGGTCGCTGCTGCGGGCCGTGGACATCACAGGCATCAGCGAGTCCGGACTGAAGGTCGTCGTGGACGCCTCGAACGGCAGCGCGGGCCTGGTCCTGCCCAGCCTGCTCGGGCGGCTCGGGGTGGACTCCCTGACCATCAATCCCGGGCTCGACGAGTCCCGGCCGACCGAGACGGCCGACGCGCGGCGCTCCGGACTCGTGCGGCTCGGCGAGATCGTGGCCTCGGCGCGGGCCGCCTTCGGCGTGCGCTTCGACCCCGTGGGCGAACGCCTCTCCCTGGTGGACGAGCGCGGCCGGATCATCGAGGACGACCGTGCGCTGCTGGTCATGCTGGACCTGGTGGCGGCGGAGCGGCGCACCGGGCGGGTGGCCCTTCCGGTCACCACGACCCGGATCGCCGAGCAGGTGGCGGCGTACCACGGGACGCAGGTGGAGTGGACGACGACCTCGCCCGACGACCTGACCCGGGTGGGACGCGAGGACGCCACCATCTTCGGCGGGGACGGCAGGGGCGGCTTCCTCATCCCCGAGTTCAGCAGCGTCTTCGACGGTGCCGCCGCCTTCGTCCGGCTGATCGGGCTGGTGGCCCGCACCCAGCTCACGCTGAGCCAGATCGACGCGCGCATCCCGCGGGCGCACGTCCAGCGCCGTGACCTGGCCACCCCCTGGGCGGTGAAGGGGCTGGTCATGCGGCATGTCGTCGAGGCGGCCGGTGACCGGGACGTGGACACCACCGACGGCGTACGGGTCGTGGAGCCCGACGGCCGCTGGGTGCTGGTGCTCCCCGACCCCGCCGAGGCGGTCACCCACCTGTGGGCGGAAGGGCCCGA